The following proteins come from a genomic window of Pocillopora verrucosa isolate sample1 chromosome 6, ASM3666991v2, whole genome shotgun sequence:
- the LOC131798222 gene encoding LOW QUALITY PROTEIN: neuropeptide FF receptor 2 (The sequence of the model RefSeq protein was modified relative to this genomic sequence to represent the inferred CDS: inserted 1 base in 1 codon), producing the protein MGNSTDESSPSLPMFPFYLRVLKLSLYVIIFVISLVANSLVCIVILRRXKMKTVTNYFILNLAIADLTLNCFCIPFDIPVQELNSIWPYGSIMCKILYPIQTLLLFASVNTLTAVSLARQRAIVYPMKRQLTKSGAKIIIIGLWLFASIPVIPYFQALRFNPELHICEESWNDSTSTKVYTSVIFFFQYLLPFCIMFTAYFSISQELKRRAENGNQSMKDVQELEARKVVRMLKVVTTLFAMSVLPNNVMWLWLDYGDAERKCKYFWELIAFTNILIFSNSAVNPICYTILNENYRQEISRLIACRSCKLRDMLGKKENKAVSKQLSIEEAKKRSSTVSSYVMNKFLLDN; encoded by the exons ATGGGAAACAGCACTGACGAATCGTCTCCGTCGCTTCCTATGTTTCCATTTTACCTGAGGGTTTTGAAGTTGAGTTTATACGTCATAATTTTCGTTATAAGCCTTGTCGCAAACAGTCTTGTTTGCATCGTCATTTTGAGAC AAAAAATGAAGACAGtcacaaattatttcattcttaaCTTAGCCATCGCTGATCTGACGCTGAACTGTTTTTGCATCCCATTTGATATACCAGTACAAGAATTGAACTCTATCTGGCCGTACGGTTCAATCATGTGTAAAATATTGTACCCCATACAAACACTGTTGCTCTTCGCCTCTGTGAATACTCTAACAGCAGTAAGCCTGGCTAGGCAAAGGGCCATTGTATATCCTATGAAGAGGCAGCTGACCAAATCTGGCGCTAAAATAATCATAATTGGATTGTGGCTGTTTGCCTCCATTCCCGTTATTCCGTATTTTCAAGCGTTACGATTTAATCCAGAGCTCCACATCTGTGAGGAGAGCTGGAACGACTCCACCTCCACCAAAGTGTACACTTCAGTCATCTTCTTCTTCCAGTATCTCCTGCCATTCTGTATAATGTTCACTGCATATTTTAGCATCAGCCAAGAACTGAAAAGAAGAGCGGAGAATGGCAACCAGTCTATGAAAGATGTTCAGGAGTTGGAGGCCCGGAAAGTAGTACGCATGCTGAAGGTGGTGACGACGCTGTTCGCTATGAGTGTACTGCCAAACAACGTCATGTGGCTCTGGCTGGATTATGGAGACGCTGAGAggaaatgcaaatatttttggGAGTTGATCGCCTTCACAAATATTCTAATATTTTCCAACAGCGCTGTCAACCCTATATGTTACACTatcttaaatgaaaattatcgACAGGAAATATCGAGGTTAATTGCATGTAGATCATGCAAACTCCGGGACATGctgggaaaaaaggaaaacaaagctGTCAGTAAGCAACTTTCCATTGAAGAAGCTAAGAAAAGATCATCCACCGTGTCATCTTATGTTATGAATAAATTTCTTCTTGACAACTAG